A region of Takifugu rubripes chromosome 6, fTakRub1.2, whole genome shotgun sequence DNA encodes the following proteins:
- the rph3aa gene encoding rabphilin-3A yields the protein MNVPGGPPGAELTDQEKEIINGVLARAAMMESKEQERIGRLSSRLDTIKKTACGDGHSHCLLCGASFGPQGVTAVLCVQCKNHICSKCGIYSNSRTSPVWLCRICQEQQEIQKRSGAWFYKGRDQQLLPTPFPLPKPPHSESSEPGGPVGARPANSQLHESRQHHLHQQQHHLHQPPSSGSEQQEQTARTTADGRNEAQPSPAAVMKAERQASASKPPQQTAASADHARTGRGETPPLLVEDKRQPVVSAPSFPAAKSAPAANNPASSRPPPARTEAEDNDYDSDDATTLGSLEFSLLYEQENHTLHCCIIRAKGLKPMDSNGLADPYVKLHLLPGASKSNKLRTKTLKNTLNPVWNETLAYYGISDEEMSRKTLRLSVSDEDKFGHNEFIGETRVALKKLKFDEKKNYNVCLERVIPVKKAVGQSRGMALYEDDVNEGEDSEDRGRILVSLLYNSQQGRLVVGVVRCAHLAAMDSNGYSDPFVKVCLKPDMGKKAKNKTQIKKKTLNPEFNEEFSYEIKHGELAKKTLDISVWDYDMGKSNDFIGGCQLGIQAKGECLKHWYECLKNKDKKIERWHVLLNDNSAHFED from the exons ATGAACGTGCCTGGCGGCCCCCCAGGGGCGGAGCTCACGGACCAGGAGAAGGAGATCATCAACGGCGTCCTGGCCCGGGCAGCCATGATGGAGAGcaaggagcaggagaggattgg GCGTCTTTCCAGTCGCCTGGACACTATCAAGAAGACAGCATGTGGCGACGGACACTCACACTGTCTGCTGTGTGGGGCGTCGTTCGGGCCGCAGGGGGTCACAGCTGTCCTCTGCGTGCAGTGCAAAAAC CACATTTGCAGCAAATGCGGGATCTACAGCAACAGCCGAACGTCTCCCGTGTGGCTGTGCAGAATCTGCCAGGAGCAGCAAGAG ATCCAGAAGCGTTCGGGCGCCTGGTTCTACAAGGGAAGAGACCAGCAGCTTCTGCCAACACCGTTCCCCCTGCCCAAACCTCCTCACTCCGAGAGCTCGGAGCCCGGAGGCCCTGTTGGAGCGCGGCCGGCCAACAGCCAGCTCCACG AGTCGCggcagcatcatcttcatcagcagcagcatcatcttcatcagccGCCGTCTTCCGGCTCGGAACAACAGGAACAGACAGCAAGAACAACAGCTGACGGCCGTAACGAGGCCCAGCCTTCGCCAGCAGCCGTGATGAAGGCTGAGAGACAGGCGTCAGCCTCCAAACCCCCCCAGCAGACAGCCGCCTCAG CGGATCACGCACGTACGGGGAGGGGGGAGACGCCTCCTCTGCTGGTGGAGGACAAAAGGCAACCTGTCGTCTCCGCTCCCAGTTTTCCTGCAGCCAAAAGTGCTCCGGCGGCCAACAACCCCGCGTCTTCCAGACCCCCGCCGGCCAGAACAGAAGCGGAGGATAATGATTATGACTCGGATGATGCCA CCACTCTGGGATCTCTGGAGTTCAGCCTGCTGTACGAGCAGGAGAACCACACCCTGCACTGCTGCATCATCAGAGCCAAG GGTTTAAAGCCGATGGACTCCAACGGACTCGCTGACCCATATGTGAAGCTGCACCTCTTACCAGGAGCCAGTAAG TCCAACAAGCTTCGCACCAAGACGCTGAAGAACACCCTGAACCCGGTGTGGAACGAGACGCTGGCCTACTACGGCATTTCTGACGAGGAGATGTCTCGCAAAACTCTGCG GTTGTCGGTGAGCGACGAGGACAAGTTCGGACACAACGAATTCATAGGAGAGACGCGGGTCGCCCTGAAGAAGCTGAAGTTCGACGAGAAGAAGAACTACAACGTTTGTTTGGAGCGAGTCATTCCG GTGAAGAAAGCTGTGGGCCAGTCCCGTGGAATGGCGCTCTACGAGGACGAC GTGAATGAAGGCGAGGACTCTGAGGACCGAGGCCGCATCCTGGTCTCGCTGCTGTACAACAGCCAGCAGGGCCGTCTGGTCGTAGGCGTGGTCCGCTGCGCTCACCTCGCCGCCATGGACTCCAACGGATACTCCGACCCGTTCGTTAAAGT GTGTCTGAAGCCAGATATGGGGAAGAAagctaaaaacaaaacccaaatcaAAAAGAAGACCCTTAATCCAGAGTTTAATGAG GAATTTTCTTACGAGATAAAGCACGGCGAGCTAGCCAAGAAGACGCTGGATATCTCAGTCTGGGACTATGACATGGGAAAATCCAACGATTTCATTG GGGGGTGTCAGCTGGGCATCCAGGCTAAAGGAGAGTGTCTGAAGCACTGGTACGAGTGCCTCAAGAACAAAGACAAGAAGATCGAGCGCTGGCACGTTCTCCTCAACGACAACTCGGCCCACTTTGAGGACTAA
- the pla2g3 gene encoding group 3 secretory phospholipase A2, with protein MARFAPLLAAILSSSLLLRSPAEASIFCARRKLLSAEGVHYTFLRSPPQQAPPSLRLYQGSWSHRRALLSCAWSDDAAVIRDYLSLCRERAREFSDHLEESLGIDSAFGAEDPCVSLASPNLGGPPGKRSLRSVDSSPPGAQEKGSKGRSLHRVKRGFIVPGTLWCGSGNKAPSLGDLGLFAETDSCCREHDQCKNTILSFHSRFGVFNSNIFTMSHCDCDKKFRSCLLEAGDSISHVVGYTFFNLLKMHCFEFSHRLQCAQRNWFGMCKETKMALYADVHPPTLYEAPSPAQLNHSGSINTSLPEEPTQNSTTPAQLPSGASAGYTLHTPPPPTSFTEDPTPGPEWPTGPVTAQETSPTGDQPLSDLRGMQQACSLYRDLDQCGTKIPPLQNRFGLHNPDAATLYHCNCTSRLFQMLANQRPLTEVHAALLGRVSPSCFLLRSCTAGKICAVVQVTAQSNAHAVKQRHLQATSGSARRPKRKDRTVTLHKMCVRKVGKLRAGWKRKTRKQ; from the exons ATGGCGCGCTTTGCTCCGCTGCTCGCCGCTATTCTGTCGTCATCGCTGCTTCTCCGCTCACCCGCTGAAGCCTCCATCTTCTGCGCCCGGAGGAAACTTTTGTCCGCCGAGGGAGTGCATTACACGTTCCTGCGGAGCCCCCCCCAGCAggcccctccatccctccggcTCTACCAAGGCTCCTGGTCTCACAGGCGCGCTCTGCTCAGCTGCGCCTGGAGCGATGACGCAGCAGTCATCCGCGATTACTTGTCCCTGTGTCGGGAGCGCGCACGGGAATTTTCAGATCACCTGGAGGAGAGTTTAGGTATCGACTCGGCGTTCGGAGCAGAGGATCCGTGCGTCTCGCTAGCGTCTCCGAACCTCGGTGGGCCCCCGGGGAAGAGGTCTTTGAGGAGCGTGGACAGCTCACCTCCTGGGGCGCAAGAGAaggggtcaaagggcaggaGCCTCCATCGTGTGAAGCGCGGATTTATTGTACCAGGAACTCTGTGGTGTGGATCTGGCAACAAAGCCCCTTCACTTGGAGACCTGG GCCTTTTCGCAGAAACAGACAGCTGCTGCCGCGAGCACGACCAGTGCAAGAACACCATTCTGTCCTTTCACTCCCGGTTCGGCGTCTTCAACAGCAACATCTTCACCATGTCTCACTGCGACTGTGACAAAAA GTTCCGCAGCTGTCTGCTGGAGGCTGGAGACAGCATATCCCACGTGGTGGGTTACACCTTCTTCAACCTGCTGAAGATGCACTGCTTCGAATTCTCCCACCGGCTCCAGTGCGCCCAGAGGAACTGGTTCGGCAT GTGCAAAGAGACTAAAATGGCTCTCTACGCTGACGTTCACCCCCCAACGCTGTATGAGGCTCCCTCCCCAGCACAGCTCAACCATTCCGGCTCCATTAACACCAGCCTACCTGAAGAGCCGACGCAGAACAGCACGACACCGGCGCAGCTTCCCTCCGGCGCCTCTGCAGGGTACACCCTccacacaccccctccccccacctccttcacTGAAGATCCGACTCCAGGCCCGGAGTGGCCCACCGGACCAGTAACGGCTCAGGAGACGTCCCCCACCGGGGACCAACCTCTGTCTGACCTCAGAG GAATGCAGCAGGCATGTTCTCTCTACAGGGACCTGGACCAGTGCGGGACCAAGATCCCCCCCCTGCAGAATAGATTCGGCCTCCACAACCCCGACGCCGCCACGCTGTATCACTGCAACTGTACCAGCAG ATTATTCCAGATGTTGGCTAATCAGAGACCACTGACAGAGGTGCACGCCGCTCTGCTGGGACGCGTGTCTCcgtcctgcttcctgctgcggAGCTGCACAGCTGGCAAAAT ATGTGCAGTCGTCCAGGTGACGGCCCAGAGTAACGCACACGCGGTgaaacagcgccacctgcaggcCACGAGCGGGAGCGCGCGGAGGccaaagagaaaagacagaaccGTCACACTTCACAaaatgtgtgtgaggaaggTTGGAAAACTAAGAGCGGGGTGGAAAAGGAAGACCAGAAAACAATAA